Proteins encoded by one window of Rhodospirillaceae bacterium:
- a CDS encoding dienelactone hydrolase family protein, with translation MSDELIDLDCDEQCFSTKPITRRTFGIGTVAAAGLVSGAGTTSAALPVTETDVMIETPDGTCDAVFFHPTEGKHPGVLKWPDIRGLRDAFRDMGRRLAGEGYAVLVPNPFYRDGPAPLPGPDFNFATDRQMVMGLMGNLVAEGAAERDATAFVNWIDKQDAVDTAKKMGTTGYCMGGPLTMRTAAHVPNRIGAAGSFHGGGLVTDRPSSPHLMIPKMQVSYHVAIAADDDSKEPDAKNVLRAAFDDAGVPATIEVYEGALHGWCVPDSSSYNEVQAERAWSTLMDLFKSTIA, from the coding sequence ATGTCTGACGAGCTTATTGACCTAGACTGCGATGAACAGTGTTTCAGCACGAAGCCTATCACCCGGCGCACCTTTGGCATCGGCACCGTCGCCGCCGCCGGATTGGTCAGCGGTGCCGGCACGACGTCTGCCGCACTGCCCGTGACCGAAACCGATGTGATGATTGAAACGCCCGACGGCACTTGTGATGCGGTGTTCTTTCATCCGACCGAAGGCAAACATCCTGGCGTATTGAAGTGGCCCGACATTCGGGGCCTGCGGGACGCCTTCCGCGACATGGGCCGCCGACTGGCCGGTGAAGGCTACGCCGTGCTGGTGCCCAACCCATTTTACCGCGATGGCCCTGCGCCCCTGCCCGGCCCGGACTTCAACTTCGCCACAGACCGGCAAATGGTGATGGGGCTGATGGGCAATCTGGTCGCCGAGGGTGCCGCAGAGCGCGATGCCACGGCCTTCGTCAACTGGATCGATAAGCAAGACGCCGTCGACACAGCCAAGAAGATGGGCACGACGGGCTACTGCATGGGCGGACCATTGACCATGCGCACGGCAGCGCATGTGCCAAACCGCATTGGGGCCGCAGGCTCGTTCCATGGCGGCGGATTGGTGACCGACCGTCCCAGCAGCCCGCATTTGATGATTCCCAAAATGCAGGTCAGCTATCACGTGGCTATTGCCGCCGATGATGACAGCAAAGAACCAGACGCCAAGAACGTGCTGCGCGCAGCCTTCGATGACGCTGGCGTGCCGGCAACCATCGAAGTGTATGAAGGCGCGTTGCATGGCTGGTGCGTTCCGGACAGTTCCAGCTACAACGAAGTGCAAGCCGAGCGGGCCTGGAGCACACTGATGGACTTGTTTAAAAGCACGATTGCGTAA
- a CDS encoding SDR family NAD(P)-dependent oxidoreductase, which produces MTAPSKHAPSLASFGSNLRAVVMGASGGIGRALTTALEAEAAVAQVYGLSRTRGESSADKLSWIEADLTQEDTLAQAAKTIIEDGGPVHLVMVATGILHQGDDISPEKSWRALSAPTLETLFKINTIGPALAAKHFLPLLDKDRKSVFAALSARVGSIEDNRLGGWHAYRASKAALNMMIKTLSIELAFRSPQALCVGLHPGTVDTALSEPFQKGVADDKLFSPAQSAGYLLNVLNGLTAEDSGHVFAWDGSRIPA; this is translated from the coding sequence GTGACCGCGCCCAGCAAACACGCACCCAGTTTGGCGTCTTTCGGATCAAACCTCCGCGCCGTGGTGATGGGCGCCTCGGGCGGCATTGGGCGGGCGCTAACCACTGCGCTTGAGGCAGAAGCAGCGGTGGCGCAAGTGTATGGCCTGTCGCGCACCCGCGGTGAAAGCTCTGCGGATAAACTGTCGTGGATTGAAGCAGACCTGACGCAAGAAGACACCTTGGCTCAGGCGGCAAAGACAATCATCGAGGACGGTGGCCCGGTGCACCTGGTGATGGTTGCCACCGGTATTTTACATCAGGGTGATGATATCTCGCCGGAAAAATCCTGGCGCGCGTTGTCGGCCCCCACCTTGGAAACGCTGTTCAAGATCAACACCATCGGACCAGCGCTGGCCGCCAAACATTTTCTGCCCCTGTTGGACAAAGACAGAAAATCTGTGTTTGCGGCGTTGTCTGCCCGGGTCGGCAGCATTGAAGATAACCGGCTGGGCGGCTGGCACGCTTACCGGGCATCGAAAGCCGCGCTGAACATGATGATTAAAACCCTGTCGATTGAGTTGGCGTTTCGCTCGCCCCAGGCGCTGTGTGTGGGGCTGCACCCCGGCACCGTGGATACGGCGCTGTCTGAACCGTTTCAGAAAGGGGTGGCCGACGACAAACTGTTTTCGCCCGCGCAGTCAGCGGGCTACCTGTTGAATGTTCTGAACGGCTTAACAGCCGAAGACTCCGGCCATGTGTTTGCCTGGGATGGCAGCCGGATCCCGGCATAA
- a CDS encoding FAD-dependent oxidoreductase, translating to MTSSAPPKIAIIGAGVAGLSCAQVLTQHGHRPIVFEKSRGTGGRMATRRISDDLTFDHGAQFVTARTAAFRAVLEKAHAVGTLVPWVPTVLDDRSGVKAPPPSAERPWYVGTPGMNALAKALAGKLAVQFSTRVMALERGANGWRLQTSFDPKGELFDYAVCTVPAPQARVMLNRDSQTAQQLKHVTMAPCWTLMLGLASPLTDRFDAWRSDQGEIGWVACNTSKPGRTQNKASGDRTSWVIQMDSAWSETHIELDEDEVSKKILALLADILGHPIPDVEFATAHRWRYAHTRTPLGKPFACDTGMTLFLGGDWALGNSVEYAFESGQAMGQALADRLQA from the coding sequence TTGACCTCTTCTGCTCCTCCAAAAATTGCGATCATCGGCGCGGGTGTCGCCGGACTGAGTTGTGCGCAGGTTTTAACGCAGCACGGCCATAGACCCATCGTGTTTGAAAAAAGCCGTGGCACAGGCGGGCGCATGGCCACCCGTCGCATCAGCGATGATCTGACCTTTGATCACGGCGCCCAATTCGTGACGGCCCGCACCGCTGCGTTTAGAGCTGTGCTAGAGAAAGCCCATGCGGTCGGCACTCTGGTGCCTTGGGTGCCAACGGTGCTGGATGACCGGTCGGGCGTTAAAGCGCCCCCGCCCAGTGCAGAACGGCCCTGGTATGTCGGCACCCCTGGCATGAACGCCTTGGCTAAGGCTTTGGCGGGCAAGCTGGCCGTGCAGTTTTCAACACGGGTTATGGCCCTGGAGCGGGGTGCCAACGGCTGGCGCTTACAAACATCTTTCGATCCCAAGGGCGAACTTTTTGATTACGCGGTCTGCACCGTTCCGGCCCCGCAAGCGCGGGTCATGCTGAACCGGGACTCGCAAACGGCCCAACAGTTGAAGCACGTGACCATGGCCCCTTGCTGGACGTTAATGCTGGGCCTCGCCTCCCCACTGACAGACCGTTTTGACGCCTGGCGATCAGACCAGGGAGAGATTGGCTGGGTCGCCTGCAATACGAGTAAACCAGGGCGCACTCAGAATAAAGCAAGTGGGGACAGAACCAGTTGGGTGATCCAGATGGACTCGGCATGGAGCGAAACCCATATTGAATTGGATGAGGATGAGGTCAGTAAGAAAATTCTGGCCCTGCTGGCTGACATTCTTGGACACCCCATCCCAGACGTTGAATTTGCCACCGCGCACCGCTGGCGCTACGCCCATACCAGAACGCCGCTGGGCAAGCCGTTCGCGTGCGATACCGGCATGACTCTGTTCTTGGGCGGCGATTGGGCTTTGGGCAACTCCGTTGAATACGCTTTTGAAAGCGGTCAGGCGATGGGTCAGGCCCTGGCAGACCGGTTACAGGCGTGA